From the genome of Thermoflexus hugenholtzii, one region includes:
- a CDS encoding shikimate dehydrogenase, with protein sequence MARIRGTTRLVGLLGWPVAHSRSPQMHNAAFAALGLDWAYVPLPVRPEDLEDAIRGLRALGFAGANVTVPHKTAVIPLLDEISPLARAVGAVNTLRAVEGRWVGENTDVEGFRRALQEIGLSVQGQTVAVIGAGGAARAVLAALALEGVGEVFLLHRSLDRAQRMLETLEASFPAAGLRLPPVHPIRLEDPLPEGIVALIHTTPVGMAPDVEACLWPPDRPFPWGLQAVIDLIYEPPRTRLMALAEAAGIPAYNGLGMLLHQGALAFTLWTGQEAPLETMRAALQELDSS encoded by the coding sequence ATGGCGCGCATCCGCGGGACCACCCGTCTGGTCGGTTTGCTGGGATGGCCGGTGGCCCACAGCCGCAGCCCGCAGATGCACAACGCCGCCTTCGCCGCCCTGGGCCTGGATTGGGCCTACGTGCCCCTGCCGGTCCGCCCCGAGGATCTGGAGGACGCGATCCGGGGGTTGCGGGCGCTGGGCTTCGCCGGGGCCAACGTGACCGTCCCCCACAAGACCGCCGTGATCCCGTTGCTGGATGAGATCTCCCCGCTGGCCCGGGCGGTTGGGGCGGTGAACACCCTGCGGGCGGTCGAAGGGCGATGGGTGGGAGAGAACACGGACGTGGAGGGGTTCCGCCGCGCCTTGCAGGAGATCGGGCTGTCGGTGCAGGGGCAGACGGTGGCCGTCATCGGCGCCGGAGGGGCCGCCCGCGCGGTCCTGGCCGCCCTGGCCCTCGAGGGCGTCGGCGAGGTTTTCCTCCTCCACCGCAGCCTGGACCGGGCGCAGCGGATGCTCGAAACGCTGGAGGCGTCGTTCCCGGCCGCCGGCCTGCGTCTCCCGCCGGTGCACCCCATCCGCCTGGAGGATCCCCTCCCCGAGGGCATCGTGGCGCTGATCCACACCACGCCGGTGGGGATGGCCCCGGATGTGGAAGCCTGCCTCTGGCCCCCGGATCGCCCCTTCCCGTGGGGGCTTCAGGCGGTGATCGATCTGATCTACGAGCCCCCCCGGACCCGGCTGATGGCCCTGGCGGAGGCGGCCGGCATCCCGGCCTACAACGGGCTGGGGATGCTGCTCCATCAG